The DNA sequence ttgtatttatctttttcataactgtagTAGTAATGctcaaataaatatgaaattattgtgatatgcttttcaTGTAATATTGGAGGTCTAGtaattgtttcatgaatttaggaataatagattaagagatataaaaataacaaatgccatatgttgctttgctcttattcttagtagatttgcatgtttatattgtttgactcagttaagatgtgaatcttgccttaaggtaaatatatgagttgtagtacttttcataagctttcccaaAAGCTAAAcaacacaatttttggttaagcacatgtgtaGTTATAGTATTTTAAAGTAATGTTTAGAACaaagttcacaatttagtaagctttctagaaaagatgtagcaaatatttacttttaattatttataagTCAACTATTTATAAGTCAACAGTTGACTTAGAGTATTATCTTCAGTGTTCATACTATACTATATAACATTTCTGATAACATATATGCTTTAGAATTTTGCAATGACGACTTCTCCAAGTGAAAACACGGAGCAAGCACAAGGGTCCGGCCCTATGGAGCAAgcaccagggtctggccccaccGTGCAAGAAAAATGGTCAAACCACACCGAGAAGGCATCAGGGTCCGGCCCCAcggtgcaagaaaaagggtcagactgcaccgagaaggcaccgaaaaagcattaaataaggccttgtttagatccaattttttttggattttgataccgTAAAACTTTCATTTTAATTTAAcatacattgtccaattatggagtaataataactaggcttaaaagattcgtttcacgatttacaggtaaattgtataattagtttttgtttttatctatatttaatgctctatacatatgccacaagatttgatgtggcgaagaattaaaaaatttttttggtttttgggtgaactaaacaaggcctaaggcctaTATTTGCATTTATTACATGCATGAAAATGCTACGCAATAATGTGGAATCAAGTGCTAGCATAGCTCGGCTCTATGACTTGTCCAATCCGACCACCACCACTCTTcggctgggccttgtttactttcaccaAAAaggtaaaattttttaaaattctctgtcacatcaaatctttaaatgcATACATATTCACCTAAAAaggtaaaattttttaaaattctccgtcacatcgaatctttaaacgcatacatagagtattaaatatagacgaaaataaaacctAATTGCACaaatttggtcgaaattgatgagacgaatcttttctacaattagacaataattaccacaaacaaacaaaagtgataCAGTGTCCCGAATTTTTTTCCttcggaaactaaacaaggccctagcgcGCGATAAAAGATTCTCTTGTCTTTGCGATTGGATACTCTTTGATCGGCGCCAAAAACGCTTTTAAAATTTTTGACAAAATGGATatagtagtattttcgtttgtatttgacaaaatatatccaatcatagactaactaggctcaaaagattcgtctcgcaaattatagataaattgtgcaattagtcgtaaaatatagataaactgtgtaattaattacttcttttatctatatttagtgctccatgcaggTGCCGTAAGAtctgatgtgacggggaatctaaaatattttgtaaaacttTTTGGAAATTGAATAAGGCCtcaaaatttgtttttttagatttttcatcacatcgaatcttgcggcacatacatagagtattaaatatagataaaaggaaaaaaataactccaattttttttaagattctcaatcacatcgaatcttgcgacacatacatagagtattaaatatagataaaaaattactaattacataatttatctgtaatttataagacaaatcttttaagcctagttagtctacaattaaataataattattaaatacaaatgaaaatgctatagtgttaAAGCTAAAAAAAATAGATGTAAACAAAGACCTTAGTTAGTGTTGGCCTACGAATGGCACACAGGCCATCAAATTTGTTCACAGAGGGCATCTAAGCCATTTGGCTGCTCTGTTAGTCATCGTTAGAAGCAAAACTAAACGGAAATGATATATTGAGAAAAAAAGATAAACATCATGGTATCACCGTATCAGAGTTTATTTTAACTTTTTAGTGGCATATGAGAAGAAGCCGTCTTTTATAATGGCACATAGAGAAAAGGGTCTTAAAATTAGACAAAGGCaacaatggatggataaggtcttgtttagttctaaaatcttttgcaaaataaatactgtagcacttttatttatatttgacaaatattttctaatcatagactaattaggctcaaaagattcgtctcacaaattataggtaaactgtacaattaattatttttttatttatatttaatgtttcatgtatgtgctgcaagatttgatgtgacaaggaATTTGATaagttttacaaaattttttagaaacacaAAGCCTAAAATggactttaggccttgtttatatcaatatttttagattttagcatagtagcattttcgtttttatttgacaaatcttgtctacttatagagtaactagtttaaaaaattcgtctcacaatttatagataaactatacaattagtgtttgtttatatatatatatattatgttttatatatatatcaaaaaaTTTGATGGGACGTCGAAAGAAAGAACAAAACAAGCCCCAGAGTCCCACTGCCTCGTGGCTTGTGTCCTGCTTCGCCTCGactcttcccccccccccccccccccccccccccagatTCTGACTCCAGCTGACCACCGGCAGTGTCCGGCACTCGCGGCCTGAAATTTCTTCTGCTTCGCCCAAGCTCCACACGTCTCCGGTGAGGTCACAGGTAAAGCAGCCGCCGGAGAGTTGAGGTGGCCGCCATCTGAATTCTGAATCCCCCTCCCTTCTCTGCTCGCTTTGCACCGCGCGTCTGATGGTTTCTTCGTTCTTGGTTCCGCAGCGTCAGTCGGCGCCCACCACCTGCTCGACAGAATGTATCGGGGGAAAAACAGCAAGAGAGCGGCGGTGCCTCCGGCGGGAGGCAGCGGATGCAGCATAGAAGCCATGCCGGACGGCATCCTCGAGCACATCCTCGGCTTCCTGCCGGCTCCGGAGTCCGTGCGGACATGCGTGCTTGCTCGGCGCTGGCGCCATCTCTGGAGGTTCGCCACGGGAATGCGTGTCGGGTGCGGCGGTGACGACGATTTCCTGACGCCGGTGAAGGAGCGCCGGGAGTTCATGGACCGCGTGCTCCTCGGTGGAGAATCGCCCCTCCACACGTGCGAGTTCAAGCTCGGTGAGTTCCAGCACGAGGACGTGCCCCGGGTCAACCACTGGCTCCGGCATGCCATGATGCGCAAAGTGCGTGTGTTCAGTCTCAATATGTCGCCAGAGGAGGCTCCAACTCCATACCTCGAGCTCGATGATCAGCCGCTCGCTTCCCAGCACTTGACAAGGCTAGATCTCTCTTATGTACAGGCCCGCAACAGTTTCCTCGACTTCTCAAGCTGCCCGTCGTTGGAGAATCTAGTGCTGCGATACTGTGAGTTCTGGTCTGCCACCAAGATCTCATCCAAGTCAGTGAAAGAT is a window from the Sorghum bicolor cultivar BTx623 chromosome 5, Sorghum_bicolor_NCBIv3, whole genome shotgun sequence genome containing:
- the LOC8056312 gene encoding F-box/LRR-repeat protein At4g14103, giving the protein MPDGILEHILGFLPAPESVRTCVLARRWRHLWRFATGMRVGCGGDDDFLTPVKERREFMDRVLLGGESPLHTCEFKLGEFQHEDVPRVNHWLRHAMMRKVRVFSLNMSPEEAPTPYLELDDQPLASQHLTRLDLSYVQARNSFLDFSSCPSLENLVLRYCEFWSATKISSKSVKDLAIISCEITASISEHPIPRL